A genomic window from Hyla sarda isolate aHylSar1 chromosome 8, aHylSar1.hap1, whole genome shotgun sequence includes:
- the TSR3 gene encoding 18S rRNA aminocarboxypropyltransferase, producing the protein MGRKKPQKDSRPKHKESRFKRPSKSLESFTCEVHEALDASIQGDGAGEDEEAKVKFPCALAMWDLGHCDPKRCTGRKLVRKGLVRALRINQRFNGLILSPMGTLYVSPADKQIVADSGVAVIDCSWAKLDETPFTRMKGSHHRLLPYLVAANPVNYGRPCKLSCVEAFAATFCIVGFPDLATILLRKFKWGKVFLELNKELLDKYSKCQDVEEVKKVEAEFLAADHNKDDEEIDPFDVESGREFSNPNRIICSKRLTNDDDEEEEESDEEEDEESSDAAKGSDEGSGEESEEEDDGEGQAASSKPVVWKGVKKRLRD; encoded by the exons ATGGGGCGAAAGAAGCCGCAGAAGGACTCTAGACCCAAACACAAGGAATCCCGCTTCAAGAGACCCTCCAAAAGTCTGGAGAGCTTCACCTGTGAGGTGCATGAAGCGTTAGATG CCAGTATTCAGGGGGACGGCGCAGGAGAGGATGAAGAGGCCAAGGTGAAGTTTCCATGTGCCCTGGCAATGTGGGATCTGGGTCACTGTGACCCCAAGAGATGCACGGGTCGAAAGTTGGTGCGAAAAGGCCTGGTCAGGGCCCTCCGCATCAACCAGAGGTTCAATGGCCTGATCCTAAGTCCTATGGGGACACTGTATGTTTCACCCGCTGACAA GCAGATTGTTGCGGACAGTGGAGTCGCAGTCATCGATTGTTCCTGGGCAAAGCTGGACGAGACGCCATTCACAAGAATGAAAGGAAGTCATCATCGGCTCCTGCCGTACCTGGTGGCCGCAAACCCCGTCAACTATGGCCGACCCTGCAAACTGTCCTGCGTGGAAGCTTTTGCTGCAACGTTTTGCATTGTCG GATTTCCAGACTTGGCCACGATTTTACTCAGGAAGTTTAAATGGGGCAAAGTATTTCTTGAGCTGAACAAGGAACTGCTGGATAAGTACAGTAAGTGTCAAGACGTGGAGGAAGTCAAGAAGGTTGAAGCAGAGTTCTTGGCAGCGGACCATAACAAGGATGATGAGGAAATAG ATCCATTTGATGTTGAGTCTGGCAGAGAATTTTCCAATCCGAATAGAATCATCTGTTCcaaaag ATTAACAAATGACGAtgatgaagaggaggaagagtctgATGAGGAAGAAGATGAGGAAAGTAGTGATGCTGCAAAAGGGAGTGATGAAGGCTCCGGAGAGGAaagtgaggaggaggatgatggtgaaGGTCAGGCGGCATCTAGTAAACCCGTTGTTTGGAAAGGAGTCAAAAAGAGACTGAGAGACTGA